The Blochmannia endosymbiont of Colobopsis nipponica genome has a segment encoding these proteins:
- a CDS encoding DNA polymerase III subunit psi — translation MKRYNWLLHNLGIVQWRLRRHLIVSNDVSITLPSYICLLLVTTDVLPMLGTHQFFCDVARSMSLSIEQFLILHPKQVRLISEEMITYHVWWMNVNPVRDFNGVVLNTPSLSIICNNPEVKKDLWKQINSYGFVIRNEN, via the coding sequence ATTGTTCAATGGAGACTTAGACGGCATTTAATCGTTAGTAATGACGTTTCGATAACATTACCATCTTATATTTGTTTATTATTAGTCACAACTGATGTTTTACCTATGTTGGGTACACATCAGTTTTTTTGTGATGTTGCACGTAGTATGTCTTTATCTATAGAGCAGTTCTTAATTTTGCATCCTAAACAAGTAAGATTGATTTCTGAAGAAATGATAACTTACCATGTTTGGTGGATGAATGTTAATCCTGTTCGTGATTTTAATGGTGTTGTTCTTAATACACCGTCTTTATCCATTATTTGTAATAATCCTGAAGTAAAAAAGGATTTGTGGAAGCAAATTAATAGTTATGGTTTTGTTATTCGAAATGAAAATTGA